The following coding sequences lie in one Arachis ipaensis cultivar K30076 chromosome B05, Araip1.1, whole genome shotgun sequence genomic window:
- the LOC107640705 gene encoding uncharacterized protein LOC107640705, translated as MRDQQFPKFFEIIRKLEINIPLAEALEQMPLYAKFLKELITKKRSWHEKEIVILTQECGAIIQKGLPPKLKDPGSFLIQCTIGNMAIDKALCDLGASINLMPLVMMKKLMIEEIPNGVVENLLVKVGEFIFPAVFVILDMDEERSNSIILGRPFLATARAIIDVEKGEIVLRMHDEQMVLNVFKAMQYPAEKENYMRIDMVDNLVEEALEASQYEVHEEEAQDIQAEDSMETQALENSSVVKEEGHQSKS; from the exons ATGAGGGACCAACAATTCCCTAAGTTCTTTGAAATCATCAGGAAACTTGAGATCAACATTCCATTAGCTGAGGCTTTGGAACAGATGCCATTGTATGCAAAGTTTCTTAAAGAACTTATCACCAAAAAGAGAAGCTGGCATGAGAAAGAGATTGTGATCCTAACTCAAGAATGCGGTGCAATCATTCAAAAGGGgcttccaccaaaactcaaagatccaggaagcttcctTATACAATGTACTATTGGAAATATGGCAATTGATAAAGCATTATGTGACTTGGGAGCAAGCATTAATCTAATGCCTCTTGTCATGATGAAGAAATTGATGATAGAGGAG ATACCCAATGGAGTAGTGGAGAATCTGTTAGTAAAAGTTGGAGAGTTCATTTTCCCAGCTGTCTTTGTGATCCTAGACATGGATGAGGAAAGAAGTAACTcaatcattcttggaagacctttcttagCCACAGCTAGGGCGATCATTGATGTTGAAAAGGGTGAAATTGTtctcaggatgcatgatgagCAAATGGTTCTCAATGTTTTCAAGGCAATGCAATACCCCGCTGAGAAAGAAAATTATATGAGGATTGATATGGTGGATAATTTAGTTGAAGAAGCACTTGAAGCAAGCCAATATGAAGTACATGAAGAGGAAGCTCAAGACATTCAAGCGGAAGATTCAATGGAGACACAAGCACTTGAAAATTCAAGTGTAGTTAAGGAAGAAGGGCACCAAAGCAAGAGTTGA